A genomic segment from Parafrankia irregularis encodes:
- the fxsT gene encoding FxSxx-COOH system tetratricopeptide repeat protein: MASVVEFDPVSGPGRGVPTIWGGVPQRNKNFTGRESQLTELRRRIASDEGEVTAVLPHALQGLGGVGKTHLAIEYAYRYQAHYDLIWWIPADQPVLVRSTLASLAPRLGLSEGGLLRIDDSVAAVLEALRRGTPYRRWLLIFDNADQPELIRGLMPHGPGHVLVTSRNRRWQSIVDTIEVDVFDRRESLEFLHRRVPGIAEVDANSLAEALGDLPLALEQAGALQFETGMDVREYLQLLKDASSKLLAENPPADYSRPVAAAWSLSVAQLREQAPFALELLRRCAFFGPEPISLEMLDRGKYTLDSDFGLSMQDRLMVSRAMRELGRYALARIDNSRKTVQVHRLVQMLIRDELLPEEQERMRDEVHALLVAADPGDSETQNRAGFENLLPHIVPSGVYASTAVRARQLIEHLIGYLYNAGDLTTALSEADRALDRWRADSGDRDPDVLVLQGIKANVLWALGRYREAYELRRGTLDAITEVLGADHEETLIILNGHGADLRARGEFRAALELDEDALPRHERVFGRDNAQTHHVVNNLALDCSLNSAYKRAFELDQDNLTNRRDMWGGDINPWVAASLAAVARDQRQEGHYLKARESAEYAYRVFEELVNRRELAVDHPFVLAQAKDLSVARRKAGFFREALELAEQVYERYTSSRQFGNEHPDALAAAINLGNAQRVAGDPNEAAERIEKTVNRYRDIFGADHPYTYGCHLNLALVHRQLGRVDEAERLLKDALAGLEGRVGADHHFTLTCLANLATARSAQGLVAEALEIGEKALARFGELLGPDHPHALVCATNVALDLSQTAGREEEGRRLATETSQRYRRVLGPDHPDVQAGERGERLDFDFEPPPL, encoded by the coding sequence GTGGCTTCGGTGGTGGAGTTCGATCCGGTGAGCGGCCCGGGTCGGGGGGTTCCGACGATCTGGGGTGGAGTGCCCCAACGGAACAAGAACTTCACCGGGCGGGAAAGCCAACTGACCGAACTGCGTCGTCGGATCGCCTCCGACGAGGGCGAGGTCACGGCGGTCCTCCCGCATGCCCTGCAGGGGCTGGGCGGTGTCGGGAAGACGCACCTCGCCATCGAGTACGCGTACCGCTATCAGGCGCATTATGACCTGATCTGGTGGATTCCCGCGGACCAGCCGGTCCTGGTCCGATCCACGCTGGCGTCACTGGCGCCGCGGCTGGGCCTGTCGGAGGGCGGCCTGCTGCGGATCGACGACTCGGTGGCCGCCGTCCTCGAGGCGCTGCGCCGTGGGACGCCCTACCGTCGCTGGTTGTTGATCTTCGACAACGCCGACCAGCCTGAGCTGATTCGCGGCCTGATGCCGCACGGGCCGGGCCATGTCCTGGTCACCTCGCGCAACCGTCGGTGGCAGAGCATCGTCGACACGATCGAGGTGGATGTCTTCGACCGGCGGGAGAGCCTGGAGTTCCTGCACCGCCGCGTGCCGGGTATCGCCGAGGTCGACGCCAACAGCCTGGCCGAGGCGTTGGGGGACCTTCCGCTGGCGCTTGAGCAGGCCGGAGCGCTGCAGTTCGAAACTGGTATGGACGTGCGTGAGTACCTTCAGCTGCTGAAGGACGCCTCCAGCAAGCTACTCGCCGAAAACCCGCCCGCCGACTACTCCCGGCCGGTGGCAGCCGCGTGGAGTCTTTCCGTGGCGCAGCTGCGGGAGCAGGCTCCATTTGCGCTCGAGCTGCTCCGTCGATGTGCATTCTTCGGCCCAGAGCCGATCTCCCTGGAAATGTTGGACCGCGGAAAGTACACCCTGGACTCGGATTTCGGTCTGTCCATGCAGGACCGGCTGATGGTGAGCCGCGCGATGCGGGAGCTCGGCCGCTACGCGCTCGCCCGGATCGACAACAGCCGCAAGACGGTGCAGGTACACCGGCTGGTCCAGATGCTCATTCGGGACGAGCTGCTGCCCGAGGAACAGGAACGGATGCGGGACGAGGTCCACGCCCTGCTCGTCGCCGCGGACCCAGGGGATTCCGAGACGCAGAACCGGGCCGGCTTCGAGAACCTTCTCCCGCACATCGTGCCGTCCGGTGTGTACGCGTCCACAGCGGTCCGGGCACGTCAGCTCATCGAACACCTCATCGGCTATCTGTACAACGCCGGTGACCTCACGACGGCGTTGAGCGAGGCGGACCGCGCACTGGACCGTTGGCGGGCGGATTCCGGCGATCGTGACCCGGACGTTCTCGTCCTCCAGGGAATCAAGGCGAACGTCCTCTGGGCCCTGGGCAGGTACCGGGAGGCCTATGAGCTCCGGCGCGGCACCCTCGACGCGATCACGGAGGTCCTCGGTGCGGACCACGAGGAAACCCTCATCATTCTGAACGGCCACGGCGCGGACCTGCGGGCCCGCGGTGAATTCCGGGCCGCGCTCGAGCTGGACGAGGACGCGCTGCCCCGCCATGAGCGGGTCTTCGGACGGGACAACGCTCAGACTCATCACGTCGTGAACAATCTCGCGCTCGACTGCAGCCTCAACAGCGCTTATAAGCGGGCATTCGAGCTCGACCAGGACAACCTCACCAACCGGCGGGACATGTGGGGCGGTGACATCAATCCCTGGGTCGCCGCCTCGCTCGCCGCCGTCGCCCGCGACCAGCGGCAGGAGGGTCACTACCTGAAGGCGCGGGAGTCGGCCGAGTACGCCTACCGGGTGTTCGAGGAACTCGTGAACAGGCGGGAGCTCGCGGTCGACCATCCCTTCGTGCTCGCGCAGGCCAAGGATCTCTCGGTGGCCCGGCGCAAGGCCGGGTTCTTCCGCGAGGCGCTGGAGCTCGCCGAGCAGGTGTACGAGCGCTACACGTCGAGCCGCCAGTTCGGCAACGAGCACCCCGACGCCCTGGCCGCCGCGATCAACCTGGGGAACGCCCAGCGGGTGGCCGGCGATCCGAACGAGGCCGCGGAGCGCATCGAGAAGACCGTGAACCGGTACCGGGACATCTTCGGGGCTGACCATCCATACACCTACGGCTGCCACCTGAACCTGGCGCTAGTCCATCGCCAGCTCGGCCGGGTCGACGAGGCGGAGCGCCTGCTGAAGGACGCGCTCGCCGGGCTCGAGGGCAGGGTCGGCGCCGACCACCACTTCACCCTCACCTGCCTGGCGAACCTGGCGACCGCCAGGTCCGCGCAGGGGCTGGTGGCGGAGGCGTTGGAGATCGGTGAGAAGGCGCTCGCCCGCTTCGGTGAGCTCCTTGGCCCCGATCACCCGCATGCGCTGGTGTGCGCGACGAACGTGGCCCTGGACCTCTCCCAGACCGCCGGTCGGGAGGAGGAAGGCCGCAGGCTCGCGACGGAGACCTCGCAGCGTTATCGCCGGGTGCTCGGTCCGGACCATCCCGATGTGCAGGCAGGCGAGCGGGGCGAGCGCCTAGACTTCGACTTCGAGCCGCCGCCGCTGTAG
- a CDS encoding tetratricopeptide repeat protein — protein sequence MIEAEATSPYVGLRPFTEEDSELFFGRDAAAHALLAEWLRCRVVVAHGLTGVGKTSLLRAGVLPSAPSTDADVLPVARPSGPTGQSSEEEHEPAGSQASFGAGNPFVQALLRCWSSPTDTPTLLDAIRDHPARRRPHSSTRPILVAIDQVEEFFAARSAQLAQLDQLRTQCFDLLAQAAAALPTLRILLVVRSDHRATLEPYLRLLLAGSGGGPATPSVAEVPVAALEPRSAQAALVEPLRATGTHFASGAAEACVDDLATSRFVDATGAESLLVANAIQPVFLQLVATAMWRARPGADAVITSRLGPAGNVTAVLAEYLTLVLVTVAREHDLDEGELRAWLTRTFVTERGRRGVADEGLTTTAGLPTAVLESLTARYVLRCEHRSGSRRFELFDDRLIEPLQRGFPEWAVSGTAAEANADDHLRAAQVSFADHDLPTARTHVEEALRRDPGRSLTRAGAQTLRAQMCEMQGRWQDAEACYREAAEIYESLSDTESSGRMLAALGRVLLESGQTTRAIEDLQAASERLPGDAEVQAALAHALWRTGQPWAAAAIFSAVLTFAPDSGAALAGRARLRVELGDDAAAMQDFERLARSAAQVVAQPSMRAARAVALARRGQVAEAANESSVALREAPDSGPVLWHAAEVIRARGDDEGADGLLRRALDAAEPALLPHQQSQVLRLLRRSGAMA from the coding sequence GTGATCGAGGCCGAGGCGACCAGCCCGTACGTCGGCCTCCGCCCGTTCACCGAGGAGGACTCCGAGCTGTTCTTCGGCCGGGATGCCGCCGCCCACGCGCTGCTGGCCGAGTGGTTGCGCTGTCGTGTGGTGGTCGCGCACGGGCTGACCGGTGTGGGCAAGACCTCGCTGCTGCGGGCGGGCGTGCTGCCGAGCGCACCGTCGACGGACGCCGACGTCCTGCCGGTGGCACGGCCCTCGGGGCCGACCGGGCAGTCCTCCGAGGAGGAGCATGAGCCGGCTGGCTCCCAGGCGTCCTTCGGTGCCGGCAATCCGTTCGTTCAGGCCCTCCTGCGGTGCTGGTCCTCCCCAACCGACACGCCGACGCTGCTCGACGCGATCCGTGACCACCCCGCCCGGCGCCGGCCGCACAGCTCGACCCGGCCAATCCTGGTGGCGATCGACCAGGTCGAGGAGTTTTTCGCAGCCCGATCGGCCCAGCTGGCCCAACTGGACCAGCTACGGACGCAGTGTTTCGACCTGCTCGCGCAGGCGGCAGCCGCGCTGCCGACGCTGCGTATCCTGCTGGTGGTCCGTTCCGATCACCGTGCCACGCTCGAGCCCTACCTGCGGCTTCTGCTGGCCGGCTCCGGCGGCGGCCCCGCCACCCCGTCGGTCGCCGAGGTGCCCGTCGCCGCGCTGGAGCCACGCTCCGCCCAGGCCGCGCTCGTCGAGCCGTTGCGTGCGACGGGTACGCACTTCGCCTCCGGCGCGGCCGAGGCCTGTGTCGACGACCTCGCCACCAGCCGGTTCGTCGACGCGACCGGCGCCGAGTCGCTGCTGGTGGCGAACGCCATCCAGCCGGTGTTCCTGCAGCTGGTGGCAACCGCGATGTGGCGGGCCCGTCCCGGCGCGGATGCCGTCATCACGTCCCGTCTCGGCCCGGCCGGGAACGTCACCGCGGTGCTGGCCGAGTACCTGACCCTGGTGCTGGTCACGGTGGCACGCGAGCACGATCTCGACGAGGGTGAGCTGCGGGCCTGGCTCACCCGTACGTTCGTGACCGAACGCGGTCGACGCGGTGTCGCGGATGAGGGGCTCACCACCACGGCTGGTCTGCCGACCGCCGTGTTGGAGTCGCTGACGGCACGCTACGTCCTGCGCTGCGAGCACCGGTCGGGCTCGCGTCGTTTCGAGCTCTTCGACGACCGGCTCATCGAGCCGCTCCAGCGTGGCTTCCCCGAATGGGCCGTCAGCGGAACCGCCGCCGAGGCGAATGCGGACGACCATCTTCGCGCGGCCCAGGTGAGCTTCGCGGACCACGACCTGCCGACGGCCCGCACCCACGTGGAGGAGGCCCTGCGCCGTGACCCGGGGCGCTCCCTCACCCGGGCCGGCGCGCAGACGCTGCGCGCGCAGATGTGCGAGATGCAGGGGCGCTGGCAGGACGCCGAGGCCTGCTACCGGGAGGCCGCGGAGATCTACGAGTCGCTGTCGGACACCGAGTCCTCCGGGCGGATGCTCGCCGCCCTGGGCCGGGTGCTGCTCGAGTCCGGCCAGACCACCCGGGCGATCGAGGACCTCCAGGCCGCCAGCGAACGGCTGCCGGGTGACGCCGAGGTGCAGGCCGCGCTGGCGCACGCGCTGTGGCGCACAGGCCAGCCGTGGGCGGCGGCGGCCATCTTCTCGGCCGTCCTGACGTTCGCGCCGGACTCCGGGGCCGCGCTGGCCGGGCGGGCGCGCCTGCGGGTGGAGCTGGGTGACGACGCCGCCGCGATGCAGGACTTCGAGCGTCTAGCCCGGTCGGCGGCGCAGGTCGTGGCCCAGCCGTCGATGCGCGCGGCCCGGGCGGTGGCCCTGGCTCGGCGGGGGCAGGTGGCCGAGGCCGCGAACGAGTCCTCTGTGGCGCTGCGCGAGGCACCGGACAGCGGCCCGGTACTGTGGCACGCGGCCGAGGTCATCCGCGCACGCGGCGACGACGAGGGAGCTGACGGCCTGCTGCGGCGTGCCCTGGACGCGGCCGAACCCGCACTGCTGCCGCACCAGCAGTCCCAGGTCCTGCGTCTGCTGCGACGGTCCGGCGCGATGGCCTGA
- a CDS encoding GAP1-N2 domain-containing protein, which produces MTIHQLHRTSAAASDRPGWQVTAYTPGLGDGRRQQIVGLLTSELAVDARRSGPQPHSGPQPLSRPQPLSRPQPHSGPQRRGGESGFGPLPGSDAGSTQGPWTSAGQREAGLSLSYSLLADGAAVICRTVGTGVDFAGRPGNVFQHALLLTEPDRDLGGLLPADLWWWPGWADRPADGDLPAVGRLVVDSPMPWHEAIARAQELYGDGRLAALLASVRSAARGGGAVRIVLVEQGPAATVRTIRLVTGSLPRASALAMTFGVPVGHPEQSRHVLVGVPVGADLDPAAIPFGVRFETHRLHGGAGPEPGAGDGGSAGGGTAPRDVGAPAGTDGARADEHRADEHRADVSWGEVAARVWAAGRPDVLALAAASTSFADADAAQRLAAVAAGAGVPLASPPSDPAPGSAQSPAVGPAPAPLPPGAEGWGRVRRRAVVKALRPGGYARGAALFGAGAAIAFGQLGARLLALPARTLAAGPPVLRPAGDEAAYPGYFTPAGQAIVDLGAIGDALAEALRTAGPEFAAAGPARWPGPFLGQSASARRCWRMWRAGTAIGVAVAGGLARTAYAVHRTLVITTIAVLRLAGAALRFAEAARWLLRETRPARPTLAMFRRLGELGADCPYPDCARPLGRPFYECPNTDCHRRHDDLRPGRGGLLYRVCACGTRLRTWAPGRRGRLASYCGSCEGRLPDGIGHLPIVHIALIGPPASGKTTMLVATLAGLQDLAYQRDLTLSFAFRPDEAWYRRSMQMVADGGWLESTATPNPRALVVTVGIPRGPRRIVFFFDPDGDLYTDQQTLRTTHRYLERTHNALLVVDPSAQPALLDQLTPKQQAAANSAAHPAAEPTYDTMRRLIRVLHADRSLPRRGGRLALRLAVVVSKTDWLRGLPSVLRLPELTPEQQDGLVRYWLNQPARLPELGQEPSKEFTETRYWALSAADCLRGRNGTVNPAERIAAAEPVLWMLGASARGFRRLIIRQQKARQSSRHPALRDPTHRAHYAGLER; this is translated from the coding sequence TTGACCATCCACCAGCTTCATCGCACGTCGGCGGCGGCGTCGGACCGGCCCGGCTGGCAGGTCACCGCGTACACGCCGGGGCTCGGCGACGGGAGACGTCAGCAGATCGTCGGTCTGCTGACGTCCGAACTCGCCGTGGACGCACGCCGCAGCGGACCACAGCCGCACAGCGGACCACAACCGCTTAGCAGACCGCAGCCGCTTAGCAGACCGCAGCCGCACAGCGGACCACAGCGGCGCGGCGGCGAGTCCGGCTTCGGGCCCTTACCCGGATCCGACGCCGGTTCAACGCAGGGGCCCTGGACCTCCGCCGGGCAGCGCGAGGCCGGGCTGAGCCTGAGCTACTCGCTGCTGGCGGACGGTGCCGCGGTGATCTGCCGGACCGTGGGCACCGGCGTCGACTTCGCCGGCCGCCCGGGAAACGTCTTTCAGCACGCGTTGCTGCTCACCGAGCCGGACCGTGATCTCGGCGGCCTGCTTCCCGCCGACCTGTGGTGGTGGCCGGGCTGGGCCGACCGGCCAGCCGACGGTGATCTTCCAGCTGTCGGGCGTCTCGTCGTCGACTCGCCGATGCCCTGGCACGAAGCGATCGCCCGGGCGCAGGAACTGTACGGCGACGGTCGGCTGGCAGCCCTGCTGGCGAGTGTGCGCAGCGCCGCGCGCGGCGGCGGTGCCGTGCGGATCGTTCTGGTGGAGCAGGGGCCGGCGGCCACGGTGCGAACGATCCGGCTGGTCACCGGCTCGCTGCCGCGGGCATCGGCCCTGGCGATGACCTTCGGTGTCCCGGTGGGGCATCCGGAGCAGTCCCGCCACGTGCTGGTGGGCGTGCCGGTGGGCGCCGACCTCGACCCCGCGGCCATCCCGTTCGGCGTCCGGTTCGAGACTCATCGCCTGCACGGCGGGGCTGGCCCTGAGCCCGGAGCCGGCGACGGCGGCAGCGCGGGCGGCGGCACCGCGCCGCGGGACGTCGGTGCTCCGGCCGGTACCGACGGCGCCCGGGCGGACGAGCACCGGGCGGACGAGCACCGGGCGGACGTGTCCTGGGGGGAGGTGGCCGCGCGGGTGTGGGCCGCGGGGAGACCCGATGTGCTCGCGCTCGCGGCCGCCAGCACGTCGTTCGCCGACGCCGACGCCGCCCAGCGCCTCGCCGCCGTGGCTGCGGGCGCCGGCGTGCCGCTGGCGTCACCGCCCAGTGATCCGGCGCCCGGCAGCGCGCAGTCCCCGGCTGTGGGCCCGGCGCCAGCACCGCTGCCGCCGGGTGCCGAGGGCTGGGGACGGGTGCGGCGCAGAGCTGTGGTGAAGGCTCTGCGGCCCGGTGGATACGCACGCGGGGCGGCGCTGTTCGGCGCCGGTGCGGCGATCGCGTTTGGTCAGCTCGGCGCACGGTTGCTCGCACTGCCGGCACGCACGCTGGCGGCCGGTCCGCCGGTGCTGCGCCCGGCCGGCGACGAGGCCGCCTACCCCGGGTACTTCACTCCGGCCGGCCAGGCGATCGTCGACCTCGGCGCGATCGGGGATGCCCTGGCCGAGGCGCTGCGCACCGCCGGACCGGAGTTCGCCGCGGCCGGTCCGGCCCGCTGGCCCGGCCCGTTCCTGGGGCAGAGCGCGTCGGCGCGGCGCTGCTGGCGCATGTGGAGGGCGGGGACGGCGATCGGCGTCGCCGTGGCCGGGGGGCTCGCCCGGACGGCGTACGCCGTGCACAGGACGCTTGTCATCACCACGATCGCGGTGCTGCGGTTGGCGGGTGCGGCGTTACGGTTCGCGGAGGCGGCGCGTTGGCTGCTCCGCGAGACACGCCCGGCCAGGCCGACCCTGGCGATGTTCCGCCGCCTCGGCGAACTGGGGGCCGACTGCCCGTACCCGGACTGCGCCCGCCCACTGGGCCGGCCGTTCTACGAGTGCCCCAACACGGACTGCCACCGCCGGCACGACGACCTGCGGCCGGGCCGCGGCGGCCTGCTGTACCGGGTGTGCGCCTGCGGGACACGGCTGCGGACCTGGGCGCCCGGCCGGCGCGGCCGCCTCGCCAGCTACTGCGGCTCGTGCGAAGGCCGGCTGCCCGACGGGATCGGGCACCTGCCGATCGTCCACATCGCGCTGATCGGCCCACCTGCGTCCGGCAAGACGACCATGCTGGTCGCCACCCTGGCCGGCCTGCAGGACCTCGCATACCAGCGTGATCTCACCTTGTCGTTCGCGTTCCGGCCGGACGAGGCCTGGTACCGGCGCAGCATGCAGATGGTCGCGGACGGCGGGTGGCTGGAGTCGACCGCCACCCCGAATCCCCGGGCGCTCGTCGTCACCGTCGGCATTCCCCGCGGGCCCCGGCGCATCGTGTTCTTCTTCGACCCGGACGGCGACCTCTACACCGACCAGCAGACCCTGCGCACCACGCACCGTTACCTGGAGCGGACCCACAACGCGCTGCTCGTCGTCGACCCGTCGGCGCAGCCGGCGCTGCTCGACCAGCTCACCCCGAAACAGCAGGCGGCGGCGAACTCGGCGGCCCACCCCGCGGCCGAGCCGACCTACGACACGATGCGGCGGCTGATCCGGGTGCTGCACGCGGACAGGTCGCTGCCTCGGCGGGGTGGCCGCCTCGCCCTGCGGCTCGCCGTGGTGGTCAGCAAGACCGACTGGCTGCGCGGGCTCCCATCGGTCCTACGCCTGCCAGAGCTCACTCCGGAGCAGCAGGACGGCCTCGTGCGCTACTGGCTCAACCAGCCCGCACGGCTGCCGGAGCTCGGCCAGGAACCGTCGAAGGAGTTCACCGAGACCCGCTACTGGGCGCTGAGCGCCGCGGACTGTCTCCGCGGCCGAAACGGGACGGTGAACCCGGCCGAACGCATTGCCGCGGCCGAACCGGTGCTGTGGATGCTGGGCGCGAGCGCACGCGGGTTCCGGCGCCTGATCATCCGGCAGCAGAAGGCGCGACAGTCCAGTCGGCATCCCGCGCTGCGGGATCCGACGCACCGGGCGCACTACGCGGGTCTCGAACGATGA
- a CDS encoding endonuclease V: MSSRHASVETVEDAEALQAELRRLVEADVPGPEQVATVAGFDVAYDTDTDLLAGAVVVLAAPRWELIASATAAGRVTFPYVPGLLSFRELPPLLEAWEAVLPQLAAPPDLLVCDGHGIAHPRRFGLACHLGVTVGLPTIGVAKTPFVGEHSAPGPHRGERAPIILGGEAVGAALRTQDGVREVYLSVGHRTNLDSACRWVLDLCPRYRLPETTRTADQLSRAALAEARLTV, from the coding sequence GTGAGCTCCCGTCATGCGTCGGTCGAGACGGTCGAGGACGCCGAGGCACTGCAGGCCGAGCTGCGGCGGCTGGTGGAGGCCGACGTGCCCGGGCCGGAGCAGGTCGCGACGGTGGCCGGGTTCGACGTCGCGTACGACACCGACACGGATCTGCTCGCGGGAGCGGTGGTGGTCCTCGCCGCGCCGCGCTGGGAGCTGATCGCCTCGGCGACGGCAGCGGGGCGGGTGACGTTTCCGTACGTTCCGGGGCTGCTGTCGTTCCGGGAGCTGCCGCCGTTGCTCGAGGCGTGGGAAGCGGTCCTGCCTCAGCTGGCGGCGCCGCCGGACCTGCTGGTGTGTGACGGGCATGGCATCGCGCACCCGCGGCGGTTCGGTCTGGCCTGCCATCTCGGCGTGACCGTGGGTCTGCCGACGATCGGCGTGGCGAAGACCCCGTTCGTGGGCGAGCACTCCGCCCCCGGGCCGCACCGGGGCGAACGGGCGCCGATCATCCTTGGCGGTGAGGCGGTGGGTGCCGCGTTGCGGACACAGGACGGTGTGCGGGAGGTGTACCTCTCGGTCGGTCATCGGACCAACCTCGACTCCGCCTGCCGGTGGGTGCTTGATCTTTGCCCCCGCTACCGGCTGCCGGAGACGACCCGTACGGCGGACCAGCTCAGCCGCGCGGCACTCGCCGAAGCCCGCCTCACGGTTTGA
- a CDS encoding NADAR family protein encodes MSMSGVPSAAEPRNPPRSVAELVAAEEAGVPLAFRYFWGHRRPAGGGVGPGCLSQWWAVEFTVEGRRYASAEHFMMERKARLFGDDETAEEILAAPDPGRAKALGRRVRGYDDARWERHRHDVVVAGNTAKFGQHDDLRGYLLSTGSDILVEASPLDAIWGIGLAASDERAGHPAQWPGLNLLGFALMDVRGVLANPGRPAVTRQPGR; translated from the coding sequence ATGTCGATGTCGGGGGTTCCGTCCGCAGCCGAGCCGAGAAATCCTCCTCGGTCGGTGGCCGAACTGGTGGCGGCCGAGGAGGCTGGTGTGCCACTGGCGTTCCGGTACTTCTGGGGGCATCGGCGCCCGGCGGGCGGTGGGGTCGGGCCGGGTTGTCTGAGCCAGTGGTGGGCGGTCGAGTTCACCGTGGAGGGCCGCCGGTACGCCAGCGCCGAGCATTTCATGATGGAACGCAAGGCCAGGCTGTTCGGGGACGACGAGACGGCGGAGGAGATCCTGGCCGCGCCGGACCCGGGGCGCGCGAAGGCGCTCGGCCGTCGTGTTCGGGGATATGACGATGCCCGTTGGGAGCGGCACCGCCACGACGTCGTCGTCGCCGGCAACACGGCCAAGTTCGGCCAGCACGACGACCTTCGCGGGTACCTCCTGAGTACCGGGTCCGACATCCTCGTCGAGGCCAGCCCGCTTGACGCGATCTGGGGTATCGGCCTGGCCGCCTCCGATGAGCGGGCCGGTCACCCGGCGCAGTGGCCCGGCCTGAACCTGCTCGGCTTCGCGCTGATGGACGTCCGCGGCGTGCTCGCCAACCCCGGCCGGCCAGCCGTCACCCGGCAGCCCGGGCGCTGA
- a CDS encoding barstar family protein, whose product MTQNPIEVIAGGVFGGVYAVPVDGLAAAGRLVAELYHKLDLAAAPPRVRTLHVRGSRCRTSAGLFDELAAVLQFPAYFGGNWDALHDSLYDFQVPADAVILVFSDFSQVLSQARQEELGWLVEELTELCGSAHTPAQGERTVTALLTDHAEALSAFSGLLAV is encoded by the coding sequence TTGACACAGAACCCCATAGAAGTGATCGCAGGCGGCGTGTTTGGTGGTGTTTATGCGGTACCAGTCGATGGGCTGGCAGCCGCTGGCCGGCTGGTTGCCGAGCTTTACCACAAACTGGATCTCGCCGCAGCCCCGCCGCGTGTGCGGACGCTGCACGTGCGCGGTTCCCGCTGCCGTACCTCGGCTGGTCTCTTCGATGAACTCGCCGCCGTCCTCCAGTTCCCCGCCTACTTCGGCGGAAACTGGGATGCCCTGCACGACAGCCTGTACGACTTCCAGGTGCCGGCTGACGCCGTCATCCTGGTTTTTTCCGATTTCTCCCAGGTGTTGTCCCAGGCCAGGCAGGAGGAGCTCGGCTGGCTCGTCGAAGAGCTGACCGAGCTGTGTGGCAGCGCTCATACACCGGCGCAGGGTGAGCGGACCGTGACAGCTCTTCTCACCGACCATGCGGAGGCACTGTCCGCCTTCTCGGGCCTGCTGGCGGTCTGA